From the genome of Brassica oleracea var. oleracea cultivar TO1000 chromosome C4, BOL, whole genome shotgun sequence:
CTTTCGGACTCTATCGGATATTTCAGATTTTAGGGTATTTTGATATTGTGGTTTAGAACCAATTTGAGTATTTTTACATATCGGATCGGGTTTGGATATTTTTTAGTTCAGATTTTGTTATTTTGGGTTAGGTTCGAATATTTAGATTTTGAAAAGAAAAAATTAAATTCTTCGCTGCTCAAGTTTTTCGTACTTAAAATGTATGATTAAATTAACTGATTTTCTAATTTTTAATAGATTATATGATTAATAGGTTTCAAGATAAAACTTTGAAAATAGAAAGAAACTTATATGATTACTGTTTTGAGATTTTGAATGCAATTTTTGTTAATCCATGAAATAAAAAGCTCTACATGCATTTTAAATAAGTACCAAATCACTTTGTCTGTAAGTATATGCATATTATATGATCTTTGAACTAAGTGCAGGATTAATATAAAATATTTTGTATAAAATGAGAAAAGTAAATTAAGAATATAGAGTTAAATATATATATGTTCGAATATCCATTCGGGTACGGATATTACTCGTTCAGATTCAGATATCCAATTTCTCCTAGTTTAGTTTCTGTTTGGGTTCAAATATCTAATAATCTCTTCTAACTGAATACTGTTCAGATATTTTGCCACTTCAATTTTGATTTTTCAAATTGGATTCGGGTACCAGTTCGGATGGGGTAAAATGGCCATTCCTAACCGACAACGCCGTTTAAACTAATTGGTTCACTTGAGTTACGTAGAACTGGTTCTCCTTCCAAGACAAATGTACAGAGAATAATTATCACTTAACTTTACCTTCATTTAATTTCAGTATCTGAACATTGCTTGACCTGCAAGCCATCCTCAACCCATACAAACGGATAAGCCGTTCGTTATGTAATTAATATCAATGTTTAGTAACGGAGAGTGTTGTGCAAGTGTGTTGAAAATTCGAACGTGCGTGATTGTCTTTGGTTAGTCGTCTCATCTTTGTTGATTTTTTGTCTTTTCATGTTTTCTCTTTCGATACTTGGTATCTTCTGTATATTTTGAGCCACCGTCGCTATTTTCCTAACCAAACTCTATCAAAAAAAAAAATATATATCTTCTGTATCTTTTGTTTTGGCATTTTTTTTTGGTAAAACGGGCAAAGTGTTATGAAGATATAAATGCAATGGTCTGAAACAGGAAAAGTCAATGATTCGTGTCTGCCATAAATTAAATATCGTTATCTTCAAGTTCCAGCCCAACTTGTTCAATTGAAATACGAATTTGTCCAAGTCGGTTCTTTAATTATTTTTTCTTTTTGATCAAGTCGGTTCTTTAAATATTTTTCAATTTTGGCAAGTTTTAAACTTTGAGAAGTTTTTATTTTCCTCCGTTTTGATTTTTTTGTCTTACATTTACAGTTGAGAAGAAGATTGTACGGTATAACTAATAACCTCAAAAAAAAAAAACTAATAACTTCTATAGATTAATACTCCATTAATTAATAACTAGATTTTGATCCGCGCTTAAAAAGCGCAGATTTATTTTTTCATTTATTAGAAAACAAATAATTTAAAAGTAGTTCTATAATAAAGTTTGAGTTTCAAGAAGTGTTTTCATATCCGACCCATATCCGTTGTCAAACCGTAGACTCAATTCCTTGTATATAATCCGGTTCGGAATTAATGAAAAATTCGTTAATTAAAAATTTGATAAAATTCGGTAAAAACCAAAAAAAATTGCTATTAACCTGCGATCTGATACCACTGATCCGATAAAAACACCAAATATCTAATAATATTTTTAAAATTTTTTGATTAAATTTTCATAAACTTTTTAATATTATTTACACTTGTGATTCCTTAGATTTTGATAAAAGAAATTATTATGCCATTTAAATAAAAAATGATAATGTAGAAAACCTTATTGATATGATATTATTAGTTTATATTTGTTGTTAATAACCTATTATAAGTTTATATTTTTATTTTAGATTTCAAATTTAATTTTATGATAATTTTGTAAAATATTCTTAAACACTCGTAATTGTCATTATGAATCAACCATGATTCTTCTATAATACATAATAATTTATATATCTTATAAATTTTAAAGAATGAAGGTCTATTTATAATATTAGGGTGAGATGGCCATCGAAAATTAGGGTATAATTTTTTCAATATCTTGGTTGTTATTAATAAGAGATCTTAAAAGAATCTTTAGATTACGTTTTCTATAAAATTTAACGATAATTATGTAAAGCTATTAAGATACAAATATATGAGCATCAATTATTTTCAAAATCGTGTATAATACACAATCTACGAACGTGGATATATTTAAGATTCCAAAAAACTCAATATTAAAGTATAAAATATTTGTTTATTATTTCTGTTATAGGGTTTGGTTTTGTATTTGTAATTCAACAAATGTGACGGAAAACACAATCTTAATTCTTATAACTAAGTTTTTGATATGAATCGAATAAGATGATAAAGAAATGAATGTATAAAATTGTTTTGATATATTAAATTGGACAATGATGCATCTCTGTTAAGAATTTGATGCTCTAATGGAAGAGATGAAACATAAGATTGCTTTATTCATGCCCCCTCGGAAAATCATTTGATCTCATTGAATAAAATGTGTGTATAGAATAAACGTATGATCAAAAAATATATTAAACATCACATTGATGCCTCTCTGCAAAGAACTTGATGCGTTAGTGGAGGAGGATGAGACAGATATGATGGACACATGACCCCTTTGTATTGGAACATTTGATCTCGTTTGATAAAATGTGTGTATGAAATATCAATCGCATAGGTTTGATAAAAGTAATTGTTTATACTTAATTTTTGGTTGATATAACCGTTGGATGTTGAAAATTATGCCGTGGAAGGGTAATATAAGTTATGCATGTTGGTTGTATATAAAAAGTTAGATTAAAAATGAATAGGTCCAATAGGTCCAAACAACTTTTATAGATAGATTTATTAAAACTCATTCCCTTTTAATAGTATAGATTTGGTATCCGCGAGTTCAAGGACAAGTTAGCCAGTAAAACAAGATTAGAAAGTTAAAATATCTCAAACAAGTGCTATCTCTCATTATTTGTTTCTTGTAAAAATTACTAGTATGAAGTCTTTTAGATATGAGCCACAAATTAACTATAAACGCATGAGATACATCTTAAATGATACTTAGTCTATAGTGACCATTAATCTCAGTATAGTGATACATTTTATTTAACCAATTAGGAAAAAAAAGTGAGGTCCCAATTTATAAGAAAACTTTCTAATTAAGTATTGAAAAACATCTAATTTAGTATTGGTTAGAGATTCATGTTGAGAAATTCCGATAATGGCATATAGTCCTATACTCCTATACCTTCATATGTTGGAGGGTGTCATCCGTATTTTGAACATGCGAAAACCAATGCAAGGCACCATATCTGAATTTGGTAAGCAAGATACGATTTCCTTATTAAATTTTGCTTACTAGCCTATGTGATAATGTTTTTTATCAGATTTTTTTCTAGGCAAATCGTAACTATTGCTTCTTTTCTGATTTATTATTATTATTATTTTGATAACCGAGTGTCTTGCCTCTACCGAAGTGGTCCAGACTAGAGACCGAAGCGACCAAGGACCAGCGAGCTGGTCACCATGTAGGTCACCATGAACGGTCTTCGGTCTCGGACGCTGAGGTTCCGCATATGAATTCTCCACTGACCGAGATTCGAATCCGGGTGGTAGAACTCACAGCCGTGAACTCTTTACCACCAGAGCTTGAACCTTCGGTCGATTTATTTATCTATGGGGAGATCCATTATAAACTATTTCCTCAAGTAAATTTCTTTTGATTGAAGAAATTGATGTTGACTATAAATATTTCTCAGGTAATTTTCAAAAACAAGTTTGAGTACATAGCATATTTTTTAACAACGATTTGACTTTGAATTATTTTTCTATTAAAAAATTCGTTAATTATGACTACAAATTGGGTAAACGAGATACAAAATCACAAGGTTCAATATTTTTTTGTTTAGATTATCTTATGTCCTGTTAATGAGTAGCACAAAGTTATATGATACTAATATATGTGTACATATATACAGATTCACATACTTCCATTTCCATGCCAGTTTATATCTTCTTTTCATCATTAAAAATCCAAAACGTCTCTCCTTAGAAACCCTAAATTATAAAATAAAGAATATGATGAAGAACGTAAAACTCCTACTCTTCTTCATCTCCATCTCCCTCCTCCTGATCGCCGTTGCTGAAGCCCAGGATGGCCACGAGGGCCATTCTCATTCAAGAACCCCAAAATGCGAATGCTCACACGACCACGACCACGAAAACAAAGCCGGAGCTCAGAAATACAAGATCGCTGCCGTTCCTTCCGTTCTAATAGCCGGAGTAATCGGAGTTCTATTCCCTCTCCTCGGCAAAGTCTTCCCTTCTTTGCGTCCTGAGACACCTTTCTTCTTCGTCACCAAAGCCTTCGCTGCAGGAGTGATCCTATCTACAGGGTTTATGCACGTCTTGCCTGAGGCTTACGAGATGCTTAACTCGCCGTGCTTGACTTCAGAAGCATGGGATTTTCCGTTCACAGGGTTTATTGCGATGGTCGCTGCGATATTGACGTTATCAGTGGATACATTTGCCACTTCGAGTTTCAATAAATCTCATTGCAATGCGTCGAAGACGATCCCAGCTGATGGAGAATCTGGCGAGCTGGTCGTTGACTCTGCCAAGGTGCAGATGCTTCGGACAAGAGTTATTGCACAGGTTTGTTGCCTCCACGTTTAACAAACATAACATTCGCGTTTTCTAGTTTAATGATTTTTTTCTATAATAAGAAAGAAAGTCTTCGAAATTTGTTCTGTTCAAAAGAAATGAAATGAATTGATAGACGAAGATGAATGTGCATTTCCATTTCCATTTCAATTTAATGGATGCACTGTTATTGCTTCGATCGGAAATATTTGTGCATGGAATTCATATGGTTAACATTTCTGAAAATTTAAATAATTTTTTATTTTTAGAAAAAATATATAATAGTTTTTTCTGAAAATATAATATTTTTGAAAAATAAAACAACCAATTTTTTCACTTTATTTAAATAAACATACATGTTCAACTTAACGTGCTTTGTTCAGGATATTAAAAAAAAAAATTACAAGTTCATGCATTTCTGAGAGTTTATTTGTTGTCAACGCGGGCTATTTAGATTCGGACCATGTGAGATTTGATTCTCTAGAGAAACCATCACGTTATATTGAGTCCAAAATTTTAAAATAAGAACTTTTCTTATGTATTATCTGAGAAAAAATCATCTAGTGTAAAAGTTTATGTTGCCTCAGAAACTGATATTCTTGTGTTTTATTAAAAAAAAAAAAATGAGTTAGGTATTGGAGCTGGGAATAATAGTACACTCAGTGGTAATAGGAATATCACTTGGAGCTTCACAGAGTCCAGAAGCTGCGAAAGCTCTCTTTATTGCCTTGATGTTTCATCAATGCTTCGAAGGTCTTGGCCTTGGTGGTTGTATTGCT
Proteins encoded in this window:
- the LOC106341155 gene encoding zinc transporter 3-like, with protein sequence MMKNVKLLLFFISISLLLIAVAEAQDGHEGHSHSRTPKCECSHDHDHENKAGAQKYKIAAVPSVLIAGVIGVLFPLLGKVFPSLRPETPFFFVTKAFAAGVILSTGFMHVLPEAYEMLNSPCLTSEAWDFPFTGFIAMVAAILTLSVDTFATSSFNKSHCNASKTIPADGESGELVVDSAKVQMLRTRVIAQVLELGIIVHSVVIGISLGASQSPEAAKALFIALMFHQCFEGLGLGGCIAQGKFKCLSVTIMSTFFAITTPLGIVVGMEIANTYDESSPTALIVQGVLNAASAGILIYMSLVDLLAADFMHPKMQSNTGLQIMAHIALLLGAGLMSILAKWA